In one Trichosurus vulpecula isolate mTriVul1 chromosome 8, mTriVul1.pri, whole genome shotgun sequence genomic region, the following are encoded:
- the EXD2 gene encoding exonuclease 3'-5' domain-containing protein 2 isoform X2: MASPTGCCILLRLPKLISGKAALPQTLLDILEDSRILKVGVGCREDASKLLQDYDLIVRGCLDLRNLAMKQRRDLLQNGLSLKSLAETILNFPLNKSLLLRCSNWDAEELTEEQVAYAARDAQISIALFLHLLGCPLSMNSTKNGDVETSWEEVLMKCQDLVDLPFHGKGNSNSMGEESTESPKKARNQKSRAAGMSSGNQQGRDPRKQKQKPLGKGYSARKSPLYDNCFLHAPDGQPLCTCDRRKAQWYLDKGIGELVSEDPFVVKLQFEPSGRPESPKDYYLMVKENLCVVCGKRESYIRKNVVPHEYRRHFPIQMKDHNSHDVLLLCTSCHAISNFYDNNFKQQLARECGAPIGSEEGLRLLEDPVRRQVRSGARALLNAENLPAYRKEELLQGIKEFFNTETVTELMLQEAASLETRIANESYVPHGLKVVQCHAKGGLCSLMQLESRWRQHFLDSMKPRHLPQQWSVNHNHQNLLRKHGDKLLVELAG; the protein is encoded by the exons ATGGCTTCCCCAACAGGCTGCTGCATCTTACTTCGTCTTCCTAAGCTGATTTCTGGTAAAGCAGCACTCCCCCAAACCTTATTGGATATCTTGGAAGACAGCAGAATCTTAAAAGTTGGGGTTGGGTGTCGGGAAGATGCCAGCAAGTTGCTTCAGGACTATGATCTCATTGTTAGAGGGTGTCTTGACCTCCGAAATCTAGCCATGAAACAGAG GAGAGATTTGCTTCAGAATGGGCTTAGCCTGAAGTCACTTGCTGAAACCATACTCAACTTTCCCCTCAACAAGTCTCTTCTTCTTCGTTGCAGTAATTGGGATGCTGAAGAGCTTACTGAGGAACAA GTTGCTTACGCTGCTAGGGATGCCCAAATTTCGAttgctctttttcttcatcttcttggaTGTCCTTTGTCTATGAATTCAACCAAGAATGGGGATGTGGAAACTAGCTGGGAAGAAGTCTTGATGAAGTGCCAGGACCTTGTGGATCTCCCTTTCCATGGTAAAGGAAACAGCAACAGCATGGGAGAAGAAAGCACAGAGTCCCCAAAGAAGGCAAGAAACCAGAAGTCTAGAGCTGCTGGGATGTCTTCAGGAAATCAGCAAGGAAGAGATCCcaggaaacaaaaacagaagccCCTGGGCAAGGGCTATTCTGCAAG AAAATCTCCCCTGTATGATAATTGCTTCTTACATGCTCCTGATGGACAACCTCTTTGCACTTGTGATAGAAGGAAAGCTCAGTGGTATCTAGACAAAGGCATTGGAG AGCTGGTGAGTGAAGATCCTTTTGTGGTCAAGTTGCAATTTGAGCCATCAGGACGGCCTGAATCGCCAAAAGATTATTATCTGATGGTTAAGGAGAACCTTTGTGTAGTATGTGGCAAGAGAGAATCCTATATACG GAAGAATGTAGTTCCCCATGAATACCGGAGACACTTCCCCATTCAGATGAAGGACCACAATTCCCATGACGTGCTGCTCCTGTGTACCTCCTGCCATGCCATTTCAAATTTCTATGACAACAACTTCAAGCAACAGCTGGCTAGAGAGTGTGGGGCTCCCATCGGCTCTGAGGAGGGGCTGCGCTTGCTGGAAGATCCAGTTCGCCGTCAGGTGCGCTCTGGGGCCAGGGCCCTCCTCAATGCCGAGAACCTGCCTGCTTACCGAAAAGAAGAGCTCCTGCAGGGAATCAAGGAGTTCTTTAACACGGAAACCGTCACAGAGCTGATGCTTCAGGAAGCAGCAAGTTTGGAAACCAG GATTGCCAATGAGAGCTATGTTCCCCACGGGCTGAAGGTGGTACAGTGCCATGCGAAAGGTGGGCTATGCTCCCTCATGCAGCTGGAGAGTCGCTGGCGCCAACACTTCTTGGACTCCATGAAACCCAGGCATCTGCCCCAGCAATGGTCGGTCAACCACAATCATCAAAATCTACTTCGGAAACACGGGGATAAACTGCTGGTGGAGCTGGCAGGTTAA